TAAAATAAGGAGAAGCCTGAACAATTTGATACATAAAATCCAATCTTAAAACCTAAGCGAATATCATTGAGCGCAAAGCGAACGGTGATAAAAATTGAAAAACGAAAAACAAATGAACCTAACAATTGCCCTTTTAGCCGGAGACGGTATTGGACCAGAAGTAATTGACCAAGCCGTAAAAGTATCGGATGCGGTATCCCAAAAATTTGGACATAACATCACTTGGAAACCTGCCTTAATGGGTGCTGTGGCCATTGATGCCGTTGGAGAACCCTATCCAGATGAAACCCATGAAATTTGTGCGGGCTCAGATGCGGTCCTGTTCGGGGCCATAGGTGATCCGAGGTTCGACAATAACCCATCCGCCAAAGTGCGTCCCGAACAAGGTCTTTTAAAAATGCGAAAGGCCCTTGGCCTTTTTGCCAATGTGCGGCCTACGTTTACCTTTCCATCATTGGTGGACAAATCCCCATTAAAGAGGGACCGAATTGAGGGCACCGACCTCATTATTTTGAGGGAATTGACCGGAGGGGTCTATTTTGGGGAACGGGGTCGTTACAATGAAGGAAATACCGCTTTTGATACCATGACCTACCACCGTTTTGAAATTGAACGTTTGGCTAAAAAAGGGTTCGAAATGGCCCTTAAACGCGGTAAAAAATTGTGCTGTGTGGATAAGGCCAATGTTTTGGAGGCCTCCCGACTTTGGCGTGAAACCGTGCAGGGCATGGAAAAGGACTATCCGGAAGTAGAGGTCACCTATGAATTTGTGGATGCTGTGGCCATGCGATTAATCCAATGGCCAAAGGGTTATGATGTCATTATTACCGCAAACTTGTTCGGTGATATATTGACCGATGAAGCTTCCGTAATTTCTGGTTCCATGGGATTAATGCCCTCTTCTTCCTTAGGGGAAAGTGTTTCGCTGTATGAACCCATTCACGGATCCTATCCGCAAGCCGCAGGAAAGGATATTGCCAACCCTTTGGCGACCGTACTTTCCGCAGCCATGCTTTTTGAGGATTTTGACTTAAAAGATGAGGCCCAGGCCATCCGTGATGTGGTCAACAAATCCTTGACCGAAGGCATTGTCACCGAAGATTTGGCCAATGGGGCCAAAGCATACAAAACTTCTGAGGTTGGGGATTGGCTGGCCAAAAATCTATAATGAAGATGAAACATTATCTTTTACCCCTACTAGGCATTGTCCTTTTCTGGGCTTGTAAAGATGGTCGTGCCAAGGCTACGGAGGCAGAAGGGGAAACCCATAAAGACACCAATCTTTCAGAACCCCATTGGGCCTATCAAGGTGAAATGGGCCCAGAACATTGGGCAGAGATTGAGAAGGAATCTGACTGTGATGGCCTCCGGCAATCACCCATAAACATCATTGATGTTGATACCGAAATAACAACATCCTTATCCCCAATTGAAATATACTATGCAACCGACGTTAAGATTCATGATGTAACCAATAACGGACATTCCATCCAGTACAATTTTGAAAAAGGGGATTATATCATTATCGAAGGGGCAAAGTATGTGTTGCGTCAAATTCATTTTCATGAAGCATCGGAGCATACCATTAATGGCGTAAGGTATCCCCTGGAAATGCATTTGGTACATTTTAGTGAGGAGCGTAAGGATTTTGCCGTATTGGCGGTAATGGCCATTGAAGGTCAAAGTAGTGCACCTTTCGACTTTTTAGAGCAATATTTGCCCCTGAAAACCGGGGAGACCAAAAATATTGATGCCAATTTTGACTTAAACCTGAACCTACCTGATAATCGTAGCTATTACACCTATAAAGGTTCCCTAACCACCCCGCCATGTTCGGAAACGGTAAATTGGTACGTTTTCAAAAACCCCATTACCGTTTCGTTGGAACAAGTCAAGGAATTGCAAAAACTAATGCCTCTGAACAATTACCGGAATGAACAACCGTTGAACGGCAGAAAAATCCTAAGCTACTCCACAGACTAATATGAACGGGTCCCCAATCAATAAAGTTCCTCATAATACTGTTTGGCCTGTTCCCCAAAAGAAATTCTGATGTAACCAATGGTCCGGTTTTTCACCTAAGCGAGCAGTTGGAAACCAATGAATCCATTTTGAACGGATATGATTGGTCCAGTAGGACGGCTAAGAGGCATCGAGAAGAGATATTGAAATTTCTGGGCATAGAGAAACCCAATGAATGACATTATAGAGAAGTTATCGATTTTTTGGTCGATGACATCTTCCCTTTTGGAAGTACAAAAACAGAAATTGAAAGCCACCCGGACCTATAGAGCCCTACAGGAATTAGAAAAGGCCGTGAAAACGATATTTCAGTGCAGATACCTTACCAATGGGAATATCCGAAGGGAAATCAATGAGGGCTTGAACGAGGTCGAAAACTAGAACCCTGAACCATTTTATCTTCTTTAGAAAGAGCGGGGAAGTTTCCTCAAACCATTTGGAAAAACAGGAACTGTTAGTATTGGCACTACACTTACTGCAAAACAGTCTGGTCTATGTGAACACACTGATGATCCAACGTGTGGTTACCGAAAACGGACTGATGGACAGGTTTTCAAAGGACGATTACCGAGCATTGAATCCCTTAATTCATGCACACGTGAACCCTCACGGGAAATTTGAGCTAGACATGGACAAAAATCTTGGTCTGGCCATATAGGTCAATCATTCTCTGTGCCAACGGTCTAAATATGCGGAGTGCGGGATTTCAAAGCTCCAAGTTATCAAACCGCTAATCGGTTTAATAAATGTTTTTAGACCTAAATTTATCGCATCAACCCGCATTACGTATATTTTTTGTTGGCACACGTTTGGTTAATCAACAATTCATAATCTCCGATAATACTAATAAATGTTTTTCCTTATCTTCCTGTGATTGGTAATCATTTCGTTCTTTAATAAAATTTAAAACAAACTCACATATCTGGTCGTATAGAGGATTCTTATTCATTTTTGAGGCAATTATCTTTTTAAATAGCAATCCTTTTCCTGTTGTCAAATGAATTACCTCCCAATAGGTCTCCGGTTTAGCATTAATATATCTGTCAAGGTTTGATTCAGAATTATACAAGTTAAATGTTGGTAGAATATATTTCTTAAAAATGTCAACAAACTGTTTGGAAAGCTCTAAAACTCCCTTCTCATTAGCGTCAACTATATATCTATCAATATATTGAAACCAATTTCTTTTGGATATTCCATATTCATAATCCTTTATCCTTGCGGCATTAAATGCCAATGTCGGGATTTTTTGTTTGTCAAAACTTACACCTACTGTATAAACTTTTGTATAGAATTCTTGCCAGACAGTTTCTACTTTATCAATCCGTTTGCAAGCTGAATATTGAAGTCTAGCCTTTGCATCTATAATTGATTCCACTGAATCGTAGTAAATTGCTTCTAAACCAGCTTCTGTCATTCTCTGGATCCTACCCTTATTAACCTCAAATCCATATTGTCCTAAAGAATTCTGAAGCTCGCTTTCAAATAGCAGGTTAATCTCTTCGTTATTTAATATCATGTTTTAAAAAAGTCACTTATATGAAGATGGTCTTTGATTTTAATTATTCTTTTCGTTATATCTTACATTAAAATCAGCAATTTATCGTTAATTCTGCTGGAAAATGTGTACCAACGGCAGTCTGTCTCAAAACTACCGTGATTAGTTGTTTATTTTAAAAATATATTAATTTGTTAGAGGGTTTTCCAAATGGATTACCTAAAACTGAGATTCCGTTAAAACAAACACTCTGGTCATTATAAAAGCAAATAAGGTGTTTAAAAAATGCTTTTAAGACGGATATTTTTGGTTTCCAGCCTAGATTGAACATTCTTTTAAGGTTGTATGCTAAAGCTGTTAATCCAAAATCAGCACTGGCTGAAGCAATTCCTTTCTTTGTAATTATATAATCAAAACCCCATTGCCTCTTTATCGTACCAAAGGGATGCTCTACAATGGCTTGTCGCTTTTTGTAAAGTCCTTGGTTATTGGCTACATGCTTTTTGTTGCTATCTATGTACGATTTATACTGGCTACGTTGAACAATCTTCCCATTGACCTTTGAAGTTGTACAACTTGTCATTACTGGGCAAGTTTTACAAGGCTTGGTTTTATATTGCTTAAACTTATAGTTTCTAGCCTTATACCAATTACCATTAGAGATTAGTTCTCTGTTTTTCGGACAAGTATAGGTGTCCTCTTTTTTGTTATAAATAAAGTGCCCAACATTATAAGTTGGGTCTGGTGCTTGGCTACTTCTGCCAATACCTGGTATGGCCACAAGGGTTTTTATTCCCAGGCAATTTGCAGTATAGAACTCACTACCGGTATGATAGCCTTTGTCATAAAGTGCTGTAAATGTATTGGTTCTTAAAATACTTTTTGCTCTTCTAAGCATCATACCCATAGCCTTTTTATCATTCTCATTGGTGAGTTTGTAATCAATAAGAAGTTTATGTTTATCGTCTACAGTCCTTTGGGCTGTATAGGTTATTTCGGTAATCGTTCCCCGAACAATTTGGTGCCTGCTATCTGGATCAGAAGTTGATATTTGTGGGTTTTCACAGCTCTTATCCTGTTCCAATACCATTTGTATTTGTTGGTATTTATCTTGATGTACCCGATGTTTGTTTATCGCTTTTTCGATGGCTTTTTTTTCATCGCCATCGGCGGTAGCTAATGCCTCATTATACTCATCTAGCTTATTGTCTATATACTCTAAATGGCGTTGTATTTTCTTTTTATTGTAATTGTTCTTTTTACTGTTCCGAGCTCTAAGTTTTGTAGAGTCACCAGCAATGAATATAGCTCCAATAAGATTAAAATCCTGAGCTATAGAAACACTTTCTCTAAAGACACGCTTTATGGCTTTGGGATTAGATTGTCTAAACCTAGAGATCGTATTATGATCTGGTTTAAGGTTTTTAAGTAACCACATGAGTTCTATATTACGAACACATTCCTTTTCCAATACCCTGGAAGAACGCATACGATTCATATAGCCATAGATATAAAGCTTAAGTAAATCTTTAGGATTATATGCTGGTCTACCTTGATTAGAAATAGTTGTAAAACCTAACTGCTCCAAATCGAGATTATCAACAAAAACATCAATAAACCTTACGGTATTATCCCGATCAACCATATCGTCCAGACATGTGGTATATAATGTAAGTTGTTCTCGGGAGGCTCCTCGTATATAATTCATTATAATGTTTCTCTCTAATTCTTAATACTTTTGAGACAGTCTGACGGTCTCGTATAACCGTCAGTTACGGGTTTTAATTTACTGTTTTTCGGTTAAGCACAGGCGTTAGCAATTCCGAGTGGATTCGTTTAAGCCTGCCCTGGGCGCAGTCGAAGGGTAGTCGAATCCGCCGTAATTGCGGATACATTGTTGTGAGCTGGCTTTTTTCATTTAGGGAAGTCATATTCATTTTCGTTTTTAAATGGAACTCCCATTTCAAATTCTATTACTTTTCCAAATTCTGAGCGTAAAGTCAACCATAAGTTTTCGTTAAAATGTGTTTCAAAAAATTGGTAATCGTCAATTTCCCATTCAGTTATTAATTCCGAAAAAAGTTCGTTTTTCGCTTTTTTAATATCTAATCCGATTATTTTACAACCATTAAATTCAGTTTGTTCATTTTTTGAAGTCAAATAGGTAAATCTGTCATTTTCATCGAGCTGAAAAGTCAACCGTATTTTTAAATCATTCCATTCAAGACTTTGTTCAAACTCGTCATTTTCATCGGTTACAATTCGGTCAGGTTCTCCTAAAATTTCAAGTATATCGTTACGATACATTCCGAATTTTATATTTTCAAATCCAATTTTAGGTTTTATCTCCATAGTTTTGGTAGCTTGCTCACAACGTCCAACTAAAATGAGTATGCGCCCCAGTTGCTAGAAGCTCTGATGTACCAAGTTCGCAAGATCCTTCCAAATGACTCAGTTCGCATATTCATTTTAGTATTTGTTATCTTTTTTTCTTGATTTCAATATGAGGTTCGATACAGTCCAATTTAAAGCTAAGTAGCGCATTTGTTCCATAAGTGGACTCAAGTTTAGCTTCATAGTTCTCATACCTTTCCCTTCTAAAGAGAATTTGTTTACGGCGTTCTCCTGTGTAATATTCTTTATCAACAGAGTATTGAAAACCGTTTATAAAGTATTGGGATTCTTTGATTCTGAGGATCAATCTGCTGTTATGATAATATTCAATGATTCTTTTTGACCCATGATTATCACCGCTTAATTCAACCGTCTTTACAACAGCGTTATTAGAATTGACAAATAAACTTTTACCTTCATTAAATGACTGTGATTCTTCTTCATTGTATGTCTTCTGAACAGTGTCTATTTCAGTAAGTTGAGATTTATCAATTAATTTAAATAGACTATCTATTAAAGCTTTTTCCTGTCCATACTCATCTCGACTTTCTGAAAATATTCTTGAAAATTTATTTAGTGCATTCCGAGATTGTAAGGGTAATTGATTTGAGAAAGCGTTAGCATCAAAAAAACTCTTTTCTTCCGTATTTTCCTTATAAAGAAATACCTTTTCATTTTCATTGAAGTATAGTCTACTTTCCGGATGATTGGATTTTTCATTCGGCAGGTAGTAAATAAAGAAAACTTTATAGGTTCCATATTCAGGATCGTAATTGTAATAATATTCGCAAGTTCCCTTGTCATCAGAAACTTTAACTTTTTTGACTTTTCCTTTTTCAAGATAGTAGTTAGTGTTTGAAATGCTAACCTGTTCGAGTTTCACATTCCCACTATTTAAACGATAGTATTCTGACCTTACATTTTCTAATACTGATTGAGAATACCCATATTCAGACATGATTATCACTAAAGTTATCGAGATAAATAGAAGTCTTCTCATATTATATTATTGAAGATAACTATTGGATATCCGAACAACACCGGATAACCATATCATTCGGGAATAAAAATAGTACTTTTTCACCATAAATAGATATCTTCACATTATTATGTCATTGCCTGATTTTGTGAAAATACTGGAGGTTAAGCGGTATAGTAAGAATACCATAGAAAGTTATTCCTCAATCGTAAAGCTGGCCATGCAATTTTTCGAAAAGCCACTGAACAAGATTGATGAAACCGAACTTCACAGGTACTTCTACCATATGGTACACACTAAGAAAGTATCCTATTCCTATCAGAAACAGATAGCAATGGCCTTGAAGCTGTATTACAGGGAGATTTTCGGTCAAAGCATTAACCTAGAATTTCTGTTCCCAAGTAGAAAGCCGGACAGACTTCCCGTAGTCATCGCAAGAAAGGAAGTTCTTAAAATCATTGAAAAAGCCAACAACATCAAGCATAAGAGCATGATAGCCGTGGTCTACAGTGCAGGCTTAAGGGTAGGCGAGCTGATTGCACTTGAAATCAAGGATATAGATTCATCCCGAATGGTGATACATATTAAATCAGGAAAGGGCAACAAGGACAGGATAGTCCCCTTATCCGGAAAAGCCTTGTCAATGCTTCGTGAGTACTATAAAGAATATGCCCCCAAACGGTACCTATTTGAAGGCCAGAAAGGAGACAGGTATTCTTCGTCAAGTTTCAACAAGCTTCTCCAGGCCGCTTCCAAAAGGGCCAGAATAAATAAAAACATCACTGCGCATACCTTGAGGCACAGCTATGCAACACACCTATTGGAAAATGGTACCGATATTAGAATCATCCAAAAACTTTTAGGGCACAATTCCATCAAGACGACTATGATTTATACCCAAGTTACTGAACCTACTTTGTTGAATGTGACAAGTCCTTTCGACGATTGAACAGCCCCATAAATCGGCCCGTTTTACGGCACGATTGAATCTGCATCAAAAAACATTCGTTCCCAGTTCCATTTGTCGTTCTTTTTAGTAGTTTCGTTATATAACCTTTTACGGAACTAAATATGACGGTCGGATATGCAAGGGTATCGACACCCGAACAAAAGTTGGAAGCACAGATCGATTTGTTGAAAAGCAACGGTTGTGAAAAAATCTACTCGGATATTGCCAGCGGTACGAAAGATGATAGGAAGGGCCTGAAAGAGATGCTCAAATACATGAGGAAAGGGGACACCATACTCACTTATAAAAACGATTGTGTCTTTCGTTCCCTGAGAAATATGGTGGAACTCATAGACCGATTCAACGGGGCAGGGGTACATTTCAAAAGTTTGAGCGAACCGGAATTTGATACTACAACGGAAAAGGTGAATTGGTACGTTTTCAAAAACCCCATTACCGTTTCATTGAAACAAGTCAAGGAATTGCAAAAGCTAATGCCCATGAACAATTACCGAAATGAACAACCGTTGAACGGCAGAAAAATCCTAAGCTACTCCACAGACTAATATGAACGGGTCCCCAATCAATAAAGTTCCTCATAATACTGTTTGGCCATACGATTTGAACTGAATTCCGGAGCCACATCATCCAAAGCATTAAAAAGTAGTTGTTGCCACTTTTCGGGCTTATCATAATACGTCTTCAACACTTTTTTCTCAAGAATATCATAGAGATTGTCACAATCCTTCCTGTCCTGTTCTTCTACAGGAAGTCTGTAATCCAATGCCGGCAAAACAAAACTGTTTTTTCCATTTTTCCGAAATTCAGGAATCCATCCGTCATCCGTGGAAACATTCAACGATCCGTTAAAAGCAGCGGACATCCCACTTGTTCCGGAAGCTTCCCTGGTAATTCTTGGTGTGTTCAACCAAACGTCCGACCCCTGTTTCAATAATTTGGACAACTCCATTTCATAACCGGTCAAAACCGCAAGATTTTTTGAATATTTGCTGGTATGCACCAATTTATTAAAGACGTCTATGGCGTAATAGTCCATTGGATACGGTTTTCCCGCCCAAATAATCTGTACCGGATATTTAGTGTTGTCAATCAATTTTTGGAACCTATCCATATCGTAGAGCAACATATCTGCCCGCTTGTAGCCCGCAAACCTTCTGGCCCAGACGATGGTGAGTACATTGGGATCAAAAATCTTTCCGGTTTGGTCCAAGACTGTTTTAAATAGGTCAGCTTTAAGTTCCTTCTTTCGCTTGGAAAATGCGCTACCATTTGCATTCTTCCACGCTTTCCTTAATTTAGTGTCCTGCCAAAATTCAAGGTTCTGGGCGTTGGTAATGGGAATAATTTCACACGAGTCATTAAACGATTTCCACATTTCCTTGGCTACCTTCCCATGAAGTTTTGATACGGCATTGGCTTTTTTTGCCATCCTCAAAGCACTAACGGTGTAGCTCAGGAGGTCTCCGGATATCATTTCCTTTTTCAGTTCGTCATCGGATAAGGTCCTTCCAAAAAAGCCAAAATGGTTAAGCTCATGGATATTTCGCTCCGTGTTGCCCGCCTTTTCCGGGGTATGGGTGGTGAACGCGAGTTGCTCTCGTGCCACACCCTTATCCCTTAAATAATAAAAGGCCGGTAGTGCATGGCCTTCATTTAAGTGGTATACATCGGCACCGCCCAAAGCTTCCACTACCTTGGCGCCACCAATACCCAATACGATGCTTTGGGCTATGCGGGTAACCTCATTGGCATCATAGAGGTAATTTGTAATGGTCCTGGAGAGAAAATCGTTCCCTT
The sequence above is a segment of the Muricauda sp. SCSIO 64092 genome. Coding sequences within it:
- a CDS encoding IS1182 family transposase produces the protein MNYIRGASREQLTLYTTCLDDMVDRDNTVRFIDVFVDNLDLEQLGFTTISNQGRPAYNPKDLLKLYIYGYMNRMRSSRVLEKECVRNIELMWLLKNLKPDHNTISRFRQSNPKAIKRVFRESVSIAQDFNLIGAIFIAGDSTKLRARNSKKNNYNKKKIQRHLEYIDNKLDEYNEALATADGDEKKAIEKAINKHRVHQDKYQQIQMVLEQDKSCENPQISTSDPDSRHQIVRGTITEITYTAQRTVDDKHKLLIDYKLTNENDKKAMGMMLRRAKSILRTNTFTALYDKGYHTGSEFYTANCLGIKTLVAIPGIGRSSQAPDPTYNVGHFIYNKKEDTYTCPKNRELISNGNWYKARNYKFKQYKTKPCKTCPVMTSCTTSKVNGKIVQRSQYKSYIDSNKKHVANNQGLYKKRQAIVEHPFGTIKRQWGFDYIITKKGIASASADFGLTALAYNLKRMFNLGWKPKISVLKAFFKHLICFYNDQSVCFNGISVLGNPFGKPSNKLIYF
- a CDS encoding Tn3 family transposase, which gives rise to MNHFIFFRKSGEVSSNHLEKQELLVLALHLLQNSLVYVNTLMIQRVVTENGLMDRFSKDDYRALNPLIHAHVNPHGKFELDMDKNLGLAI
- a CDS encoding carbonic anhydrase, with protein sequence MKMKHYLLPLLGIVLFWACKDGRAKATEAEGETHKDTNLSEPHWAYQGEMGPEHWAEIEKESDCDGLRQSPINIIDVDTEITTSLSPIEIYYATDVKIHDVTNNGHSIQYNFEKGDYIIIEGAKYVLRQIHFHEASEHTINGVRYPLEMHLVHFSEERKDFAVLAVMAIEGQSSAPFDFLEQYLPLKTGETKNIDANFDLNLNLPDNRSYYTYKGSLTTPPCSETVNWYVFKNPITVSLEQVKELQKLMPLNNYRNEQPLNGRKILSYSTD
- the glgP gene encoding alpha-glucan family phosphorylase, whose translation is MIQSYNTWQHPYTPSKQYKKRIAYFSMEFAIDQALKIYSGGLGFLSGSHMRSAFDLKQNMIGIGMLWKYGYYDQSRNEDQTLKPQFVEKTQNFLDDTGIEVEVAINGNSNVKVKAYVLKPEIFGTVPLYLLSTDVEGNDFLSRTITNYLYDANEVTRIAQSIVLGIGGAKVVEALGGADVYHLNEGHALPAFYYLRDKGVAREQLAFTTHTPEKAGNTERNIHELNHFGFFGRTLSDDELKKEMISGDLLSYTVSALRMAKKANAVSKLHGKVAKEMWKSFNDSCEIIPITNAQNLEFWQDTKLRKAWKNANGSAFSKRKKELKADLFKTVLDQTGKIFDPNVLTIVWARRFAGYKRADMLLYDMDRFQKLIDNTKYPVQIIWAGKPYPMDYYAIDVFNKLVHTSKYSKNLAVLTGYEMELSKLLKQGSDVWLNTPRITREASGTSGMSAAFNGSLNVSTDDGWIPEFRKNGKNSFVLPALDYRLPVEEQDRKDCDNLYDILEKKVLKTYYDKPEKWQQLLFNALDDVAPEFSSNRMAKQYYEELY
- the leuB gene encoding 3-isopropylmalate dehydrogenase, with protein sequence MNLTIALLAGDGIGPEVIDQAVKVSDAVSQKFGHNITWKPALMGAVAIDAVGEPYPDETHEICAGSDAVLFGAIGDPRFDNNPSAKVRPEQGLLKMRKALGLFANVRPTFTFPSLVDKSPLKRDRIEGTDLIILRELTGGVYFGERGRYNEGNTAFDTMTYHRFEIERLAKKGFEMALKRGKKLCCVDKANVLEASRLWRETVQGMEKDYPEVEVTYEFVDAVAMRLIQWPKGYDVIITANLFGDILTDEASVISGSMGLMPSSSLGESVSLYEPIHGSYPQAAGKDIANPLATVLSAAMLFEDFDLKDEAQAIRDVVNKSLTEGIVTEDLANGAKAYKTSEVGDWLAKNL
- a CDS encoding recombinase family protein, whose protein sequence is MTVGYARVSTPEQKLEAQIDLLKSNGCEKIYSDIASGTKDDRKGLKEMLKYMRKGDTILTYKNDCVFRSLRNMVELIDRFNGAGVHFKSLSEPEFDTTTEKVNWYVFKNPITVSLKQVKELQKLMPMNNYRNEQPLNGRKILSYSTD
- the xerA gene encoding site-specific tyrosine recombinase/integron integrase; translated protein: MKILEVKRYSKNTIESYSSIVKLAMQFFEKPLNKIDETELHRYFYHMVHTKKVSYSYQKQIAMALKLYYREIFGQSINLEFLFPSRKPDRLPVVIARKEVLKIIEKANNIKHKSMIAVVYSAGLRVGELIALEIKDIDSSRMVIHIKSGKGNKDRIVPLSGKALSMLREYYKEYAPKRYLFEGQKGDRYSSSSFNKLLQAASKRARINKNITAHTLRHSYATHLLENGTDIRIIQKLLGHNSIKTTMIYTQVTEPTLLNVTSPFDD
- a CDS encoding Tn3 family transposase, encoding MNDIIEKLSIFWSMTSSLLEVQKQKLKATRTYRALQELEKAVKTIFQCRYLTNGNIRREINEGLNEVEN